The Oceanispirochaeta sp. M1 DNA segment CCTCTGTATATCGTTTCGACATATTGGACTTCTCATTATTCTCTATCATCTAAACCCTCACATCTATTATATCTGGAAATTATAATGTGTCCGAGTAATTACTGTCTGAAACAGTGTAGCCTATCCACTATGAGATCTTTATTAGCTCTAATCGGCTGGGACAGCAGTCTTGAAACGAAAAACAAATTCACATACATTATCAATGGATTCAGCATCGCTCTTGTCACCCTTTTTCAGGTTTTCTATATCCTATATGTCAAAGAAAAGAAGTTATATTCGTTACATTCCTTTGCTTGGCTGATCTTCTGGCAGTCTTTGTCTTTCTAAGAATACGTCAATTTAACACAGCTAAGATATTAATGATTCTGGGATTTCTTTTTCAGGAGTTTTCTCTTGTATTTTTATGGTTTCCAAAAGAGGCGAACTTCAATTACTTTTTCTTTATTGTCGCCCCCATTACCTTTTTTATCTTTGATTTTGATATATTATTCGAGCGAATTGCACTGATATTCACGAACCTGATCGCTATTGTTCTCCTTCTTTTAAGCGAAGTGATAACTTTGATCCCACCTGTTGTAAAGCTGTCCTCCAGGATGACCGGACTTTTCACTATTCTCTCGCTTGCTTCAACGGTTCTATCAATCACTATTGTATTTTACTTCTATGCAAAAAACCTCGCTTCAATAACCAATGAATTAATGATACTGGCCAATACGGATGTACTTACAAAGGTGCTTAATAGAAGATCCTTTGAGAAAGAAGGCTATCAGCTTTTTGATTTTGTCGGAAAATATAAGAAGACTTTCGCCTTGATCATTCTTGATGTGGATTTCTTTAAAAAGGTGAATGACAATTATGGTCACCCGGCAGGAGACACCGTATTGGTAGAATTGTCGAAAGTTCTATCTTTGAATATCCGGCAGAATGATATTCTTGCCCGCTACGGGGGAGAAGAGTTTGCACTGCTGCTAAAAGGATCTGATCCGGCAGGTATGCAAAAAGCTGCTGAACATCTTAGAGAAGCCGTCGAAAACCATTTGTTTAAAATATCAGAGAGTAAAAGCATAAGAATAACAATCAGTCTGGGATTAGTGACATTTTCGGATAAATACGAGAATTTTGAGCAGATGATCAATAAAGCTGATAAAGCTCTATATCAGGCAAAAG contains these protein-coding regions:
- a CDS encoding GGDEF domain-containing protein; the encoded protein is MADLLAVFVFLRIRQFNTAKILMILGFLFQEFSLVFLWFPKEANFNYFFFIVAPITFFIFDFDILFERIALIFTNLIAIVLLLLSEVITLIPPVVKLSSRMTGLFTILSLASTVLSITIVFYFYAKNLASITNELMILANTDVLTKVLNRRSFEKEGYQLFDFVGKYKKTFALIILDVDFFKKVNDNYGHPAGDTVLVELSKVLSLNIRQNDILARYGGEEFALLLKGSDPAGMQKAAEHLREAVENHLFKISESKSIRITISLGLVTFSDKYENFEQMINKADKALYQAKEGGHNRVVTG